CCCGCACCGCTGCCGGTGGTGGCGCACCTGCTGTTCTACCCCGCCGCCGACGGCTCGCGCACGTACCCGAGCCTCGCCGCGTTCGAGAGCGGCTATCTGCTCGATCGCGACAGCCTCCGGTGGTTCGCCGACGCCTATCAGGCCGATTTCAGCCACCCACGCGCCTCGCCGCTGCTCGCCGATCTCGCTGGCATGCCGCCTGCCACGGTGCTCACCACCAGCCTCGACCCGCTCCGCGATCAGGGTCGCGCTTATGCCGCCGCGCTCGCGCAGGCCGGCGTGCCGGTGACGTTCCGCGAGGCGAATGGCACGGTTCACGGCTTCATCACGCTGCGTCAGGCGATTCCCTCGGCGGTCGCGGACTGCGCCGGCGCCTTCGCACTTGCGAAGACGATGATTGCGGAGAGTGTCGCCACGCGGCTAACGTCGCCCGCTCCCACCTCAGAGGCGCGTTGAGCGATGACCGATCCCCATTTGCTTCCCTATCGCCCGTGCGCGGGGCTGATGATCCTCAACCGCGAGGGCCGCGTCTTCGTCGGCCAGCGCAAGGACACCAGCATCGAAGCGTGGCAGATGCCGCAGGGCGGGATCGATCCCGGCGAGGACGCCGAGACGGCGGCGCTGCGCGAACTCCGCGAGGAAACCGGCATCGCCGCCGATCGCGTCGAACTGATCGCCATCGCCCCGCACGAACTCAGATACGATCTGCCGCCCGATCTGGTCGGCAAGGTGTGGAAGGGAAAATGGCGCGGCCAGCGCCAGCGCTGGTTCCTCTGCCGCTTTCTCGGAGACGACAGCGAGATCGACATCGCCACCGAGCATGAGGAATTCATCGCCTGGCGCTGGATCGAACCCGCGCAACTGCCCGCGCTGATCGTGCCATTCAAGAAGGCGCTGTATGAGGAAGTCCTGCTCCTGTTCCGCGACTATCTCGGTTGATGCGATCAGCGGCCCCGCGCCGACGGCAGGCTGAGATCGTCACGGTGGCTGTCGATGCTATGGGAATGTCATGGTATTTCCGTTGATCCTCGTCGCGGCGCCGGTTCTGGACCCGGCGCAAGCGCCGTCAGCCACGACGCCGGCCAAGAACGACGCACCGCTGCCGCCACAGCTCAGGGCGATGCTCGACGCGGCGATCGCTTCGGGCAATGAGAACGACATCAACATCATCTCCAAATACGCGTCCAACGCCGCGCCCGAATCCGCACGCACGATCAAGGCGTCGGTCGATGGCTGGCGCAAGGCGCGTGAGGCCAAGCGGGTCGAGACGATCGTCGAGGCCGGTCCGTTCGATCTGTGGAAGGGCAGCGTCCAGCTCGGTGGCTATGCCACAACCGGCAACACCAACGACCTCGGCGTCAACGCGGCGGTGAAACTCAGCCGCGAGACGTTGCAGTGGAAGCACACGGTAACGCTCGCGGTCGACTACAAGCAGAGCAGCGGCCTGATCAGCCGCGAACATTATCTCGCCGCCTATGAGCCGAACTACAAATTTTCCGAACGCGGTTATATCTACGGCACCGGCAGCTACGAGAGCGACCGTTTCCTCGGCTATTACAACCGCTATGCCGGGTCGGTGGGCGCGGGTTTCGGCGTGATCCGCTCGCCGGGCATCAAGCTCGATCTCGAAGTCGGCCCGGCCTATCGCCGCACTTCCTTCACCGATGCGACTCAGGAAAACAGCTTCGCGGCGCGCGGATCGATGGATTTCGCGCTGAAGCTCAACCGCGCGATCTCGGTGA
This genomic stretch from Sphingomonas panacis harbors:
- a CDS encoding RNA pyrophosphohydrolase gives rise to the protein MTDPHLLPYRPCAGLMILNREGRVFVGQRKDTSIEAWQMPQGGIDPGEDAETAALRELREETGIAADRVELIAIAPHELRYDLPPDLVGKVWKGKWRGQRQRWFLCRFLGDDSEIDIATEHEEFIAWRWIEPAQLPALIVPFKKALYEEVLLLFRDYLG
- a CDS encoding DUF481 domain-containing protein is translated as MVFPLILVAAPVLDPAQAPSATTPAKNDAPLPPQLRAMLDAAIASGNENDINIISKYASNAAPESARTIKASVDGWRKAREAKRVETIVEAGPFDLWKGSVQLGGYATTGNTNDLGVNAAVKLSRETLQWKHTVTLAVDYKQSSGLISREHYLAAYEPNYKFSERGYIYGTGSYESDRFLGYYNRYAGSVGAGFGVIRSPGIKLDLEVGPAYRRTSFTDATQENSFAARGSMDFALKLNRAISVTQAASVYFQKINSTVSSVSAINAKLFGPLSAKLSYAVQYESAPPIGRVSTDTSSTASIVYSF